ataacattaataaacattatgaatctcattaacactacatgatctacatgatctacataaaatgttggcaatgaataaaattaatcttatcagtgcctgacccaggccttaactgcgcAGAGTACACAGTAAGTGAAGTGAGCATTCCATGATAGTAATAAActatctgcataattatgatactacAATGACAAGCTAGGTTAGCTGCCAAGTTGCTTCATTCTCAGATTCTTTGTGTCCAGTTAATTGTTGCTGACTCATCAACACTTTCACCCGTTTTAAAATTGTACAACAAATCGTAATTACGGTGCGTATACGAATAAAACATGTGCGTTCAATTCCAGTTGACAAGACATTTTCTGTTTGCGTAAAAACGACAACGTGACGTGCCATGCAAATGGTACAGGAACTTTATTCTGACGGCTACTGTATGTTATTACTcatgcacgagggatgtactgctaatacaactagagcacgagagcaagagttgtattagcagtacatcACAAGGGCATCACCTTATAATCAACTTAATGCTGATAGTGCGTAATAGTCTTGCAtgcgtcataattatactgggtTCCTAGTAGCAACCAATGACATTTGAGCATCTATGCGGCATAACAGGCTGCCACGaagcaacaaattcacaacAGAGGCAGCACTAACCCTCAGGAATTTATACCACAAAATACCACAAATAAGTCAAATGTGAGAGCAATGCCATCCAtagggaggtgggtggtgctttaagGTTACGctaaaataccactacttactACCCGACAGCACTGCTATTCACAACGGAGGCAGCGGTAAAATCAAtagggaggtgggtggtgctttagcTATCCTCGTCCCCACGTCCACTTCACCTCCAAGGAAGAGGGTCTGGTATCAGTATAATGAACTGaaaagctgacactagcctCCATCGATGGACGGACCACGCCCATATAACACTAACGTAGGCTCTATTAAGAGAGCTGTgaagagcagctgtaacaaacCTAACCTCTgtctcaagctagctagctatataattatagcgtataAAGAGTGGGCTATATGTACTGGGCAACATCTAAACAAGAGGCCGTATCAAATAAATTGCTATGGCCTCGGGGTAGGAAATGATTGACTTGCTAAAAGGATTCTAAAAGTTCAAAgttaaaaacaacaacacgtgGTAGACAGACGTGGTAGACAGTACGTTTGATGCAATTCTTGCTGGTGGCAGCTCTTTTATCACCCTGGCTACTAAAAATATCTTCGCTCTATTGCAGGGACACTATTGCGTCTAAACTGAGACTAAAGATTCTACTCCAAGGAGGCAAAAAAACTAGCCATAAACTCGAATATTTGCACTAGTTAAAATCTAATTAACAAAAAGTGGTTAAGAGCCATAGTAAGCATCGAGGCATGAAGAATAagcacaataaaataatgtattcgTAAACCCTAACTCCATATATGGgcgtacatgcagtaaaccCTTTCAATCACAGGGTcatgagtattattatagtgttaacGTGTTTTCAGCATTACACAAagcgtgtgtgtataaagagaagagagcatgcaactcactatgtatacTAGGGAACGTTTAAAAGTGTGAGGCTGTATCAATTTACACATGAACGGCAGCTCTAAAAAATAGCTACAGTATGAATTCTTTTGACTGAGTCTGAGCAGCACGCCCACTTCTCTTAATTTAAACGTACCACTGATTGATActtcataatattattactcaCTTGATGAGGTTAGGTTAGAATCATCCTTGGAAGAAGTTGAAGGAAGTTGTTCGGAACCATTTGGAGTATCTGaggtgtacagtaataatgaaagcacagcgggtgctgatgcctcggtggaggtgtcaaacaACATACcaaataaagctactagcaatagcttatacacacatttatcatttttgcaattttactgCAGGCAGAAtatagggaaactcaaagagtgggtaatgatcgaccatgattgttgttaaaaacgatcgatgctatataaaattatagtggcagcatcagcagagccttgcagctctcttctcactcttgcagctaccaatagctagcgttctagtgcagagctaactactaagtagagtagcaacactccatggacaagtttggctacatgctctgcattccaagtaaggcataactcgagaaccaagcattatttttaaaatccacgaattaaaatccaagtaaacatgactagaagcctatagaaactcttacttgcacttcattgatcctagagcagctgtagcggtctacacacacacacacacacacacacacacacacacacacacacccacccacacacacacacacacacacacacacacacacacacacacatacccacaaacacacacccacacacacacacacacccacacacacacacccacaaacacacacacacacacacacacacacacacacacacacacacacacacacaaacacacacccacacacacacacacacacacacatatacacacacacacacacacacacacacacacacacacacacacatacccacaaacacacacccacacacacacacacacccacacacacacacccacaaacacacacacacacacacacacacacacacacacacacacacacacacacacacacacacacacacacaaacacacacacacacacacacacacccacccacccacccaccacgcacgcacacacacacatacacactactatctatttattttgactaataccttgtgctaattctaagaaccaaaattagaggttaatgattgttttgtgcttgccacctatagaaaaaccacatagacccatccccattatcagatactatcaccacaaaacctggcccagacaatacaggcctgtTCCTAGGccttataaattaagcctCCCTAAGGTCAGATTTAGCTGACACAAGCCATGCacaagctaagttgaagtattacagcagccaatatcaagtctaagacaagttctatactttatgtcagcCTTATACCTAAaatgtgaatatagcttacaatcagcatggccccaagtcaatattacaataattattcagtatactagttgttctgaatgcaacagatgaatggggagggttggtgcaccgttaaagactctttaacccatcattctcgactcTCAAGGTCGGGCACCTGTTTGCTTTTTCTACCTGTATGCATagttttgtgctgtttgctcttttgttctcttttcctttttttgtttttgcttttTGCTTGCCTAACTATAGATAGGATAATACAAGGTCTCAAAGATCCACCACTAAGTTTACTATACCTAAATATTAGGACATCAGATGCCAACCTTTTTAAAGATTGATTTAAGTGAGCATTCCGTTTGAAtaccctcaaacacacacacacacacacacacacacacacacacacacacacgcacactcacacgcactcacacacacacacacacgcacactcacacacactcacacacacacacacacacacacacacacacacacacacacacacacacacaacacacacacacacacacacacacacacacacacacacacacacacaacacacacacacacacacacacacacacacacacacacccacacacacacacacacactaccgcatacctcgcttgtgcatgcgcaccgaggcataataattatgtcatgtaacACATAAAGTACATTATAATATATTGCAATAGTGATTCAGAAAACTCTCCGATCTACGTAACAGtagacacacccacacaagtGCTAGTGATGTATTTATAGGCCAAGTAGTAGAATGGAACGTGTTGGATACTACTAACATTCCAGGTATTATTGGGGTCTACAAAACGTGtaattgtaccacaaccaATTGTCCTACAAAAACAATGAAGGTATCAATGGAACCGGCATGGCTTGCTCTATTGGTTGCCAAGTTTGAACTTGCTATACCAATATTtgtggaaattaggtatgggatttctagtgaCACATACCTGGTTCAGGAGTGGAGACTAGAGACTTGAGATAGTCAGCAACTTCAGTCTTCTCCCACCATACTGCCGTGTCAAGAGGAGTCTCGCCATCATCATTAGTCACATCTGTACAGGAGAGGGACAGAGATCTTGTAGTAGTACTGACCATTACCATGCAGGATgactacattattttattatcatgtaCGAACAGTGTAGTGTATTGTAGTTGCCATGACGATACAACTGCAGGTACACTGATTGTttcattacatgcacattgaaccacattaatatattcacGGGTTGTCTATCAGAGGATCTAATGAAACAGTACCCACTACGGAAATCACTCGCCAACATCACACTTTAGTTTCTCCACTAGTGTGGTCAATATACTCAATAATTAAGTGAGATATGTTATTTTATAGACTATAGACTCAAAATTGTGGAAAAATAAACAAGCCTATACAAATAGAAATAGTTGGTCTTATTAATATTGGTATACAAAGTTTGAACGTGATACACGACTGTGTGCGGAAGataggtatgggatttctagtgaCGAGTTTAACTTCAGCCATGTATACGTAAGTGTATAGTGGTCAAGATGGACCAAACATGTCATTGTACCACAACCACTTGTCGTACAGAAAAAATAAAGGTAGCATAGGAAAGGGCACGCCTTGTTCTATTGGTGTGCCAAATTCGAGCTTGATACACCACTGTTtgtggaaattaggtatgggatttctaaaGCGCATACAGAAATGCCTGGCTTAATTAAGTATGATACAGTGTTAGTCATGCTGGTCCATTATCCCTGGGTATGTTGttattatagtgtacacaGTTATAGACATTGTCACTGTCTAGGATTGGGGGAAATGAGAAGACAATTTGATTGTGTAATCACTCACCAACATCAACCTTGCACACCTCCACTAAGTACTGCACGACTAGTATCCTTCCTCCCATACAAGCATAGTGCAGTAGTGTTCCGTTGTCCTTGTCCCTCGCATCTGTGTCGGTATACCTCAGTGAAGTGATGACAtgaacacacaacacacacaatgacaacaTACGTAGAGTAGTTTGCAGTATTCCATATGCATGAAGCCTACCATTCGACAATATAGAAACAAGCATCTTAAATGGTCAGTAATTACACCAGCTgggtgagataattatgttagtagACTCTGAGAATTGTAAGCAAGCCGGGAATAGTTTGTCTTTCTCTATTAGTGTACCAAGTTTCAGTAGGTATAGAACTGCTACACGATATATAATTCAGATaccataacaattataataattttatatcaCCTTTATCAGCTCCATGAGTAACAAGTGTCTTCACAATCTCAAGGTTGCCCCTCCAGCAAGCACAGTGTAATGGAGGCGCCTCCGCCCACTcgtcactccagtagagctggtggttggggtCTGCCCCCTGTCCCAACAGGGACCTAACTTTGGTGACGTCTACAGCCCAGTATAAGTCCTCGGCTAGCTTCTTTTGAGCACTGTACGAAATAGATGGTTGGGGGGTCAGTCATACAGAGAATTACttgatatgtgtatatagtttatacaagtgacaccatgcacatatccagctgtcacttTGCTGTACAGTGTTCCACCTCTGATCATAGCCTGCTCTGACTCTACTAATGGAATgagcctccctccatgcaatcacaaggtgctaccatgagtagtaattatagtctacatgttcactcactctgaaTCTTGTTCAGTAGCCATCGAAGCTTTGTTCAAACTCTGTCAAATTCGCCCCCTTGTTTCTTGAACACACAACAAAGATCTGGCTCTGTCACTAATTTCGCCCCTTTTCTAtaaacataatcattgctCAGATCCTCCCCTTTTTCAGAGGTGTCACATTCCGACCGCCCCTTTCTCAGTAAACAAAGCAAACATTTTTTTGACCTTCTTTCAAcaagataattattgcaatcTGATTGCAATTGCATATCAAGTAAAAGCACTGAACATAAAAatccatttataataattatatgcaaacagTCAATAGTCGAGTCATGTGATCctactacacacaaaacaacacttaTACTAAACACACAGAAAAATAAATATTTAAATTCAGCTAAAAGGAACCGCTCCAAATTGATCTACAGTTGTCATTGTCTTCGTAACCTTTAAACCCTCTCCAAATGGAGGTGCTCCAAACAAATCTCGTCTTGCATTGTCAGCAGTATTATGAGTGGGAGGGGTAGAGGAACGTCCGTCAAATGAAGTGCTACCAAAGTCATCTGTAGGAAATGGACTGCCagtctgtgaggtgtgtgtgtgtgtgtgtgggtgcatgtgtgtgggtgtgtgtgcttggAAGGGGGTAGTACCACAAGGCTAACTGGGTTGGAACCATCAAATTGACTCAAACGGAATGCACATTATTTTGATTTTATGAAACACCGtatcacgaatattttgcacgtacaaaatcagcagaaatgttgaccttttgcgatctaactattgcgttctgaaaaggatcgtgtgtaaataattttattgttggGAATtaatcaaccctcgcaaaattcgcaaatgtttgatgctcgcaaaacattctagtaataattatggtaggtAGTAGAAAGTCTGTTAaggacaccacacacacactccacacacacccacacactcacacacccactcaccactgtGGTCAGGTTGGTCTCTGATCCTATTCTTTGTGGAGTGAACGGGACATGACCAAAAGCATCCAGTCCACTGTCTACGCTCTTATGGAATCCtgcattctgattggacggcTTCAGGTTCGATACTCGTTGTTGCCGCGGCGACTTAGACCCGCTACCTCTTCCGCGAGGTCGATCTCGAGATGAAATGGTTGTCGTGGTAACCGCTGTGGCAATAGCCCTCATAGCGTTGATGGGGGTGATAGTCACGGATGGTTTTGATTGGTTTGTTGGTTTCTTAGCAACAGGACGTTTTTTTCGGAGAAAGGAGGGGATTGGGTGGACCAGGGGAACGCTGTGTggacatgtataattatataatggtGAAATAAAATTTAACACTCAAGGTCACCAATGTATAATCAATAagcaccctctataatacagccaggttaatgggtcccaaagtctccatagcatgtgtttggacctgtgttagcagaccaccctctataatacagccactgttggtctacccacCACTATACATACACAGGGTATACTAATAGTAAGGTACTCACAAAGACATTAGTGACATGGTTGGTGGTTCCTGTGATCCTGgacaccaccacacacacttgccagatactgggacgcagctcagggtcagaggtcaacagaTACGCTACAAAGAGGGGGAGAATCATTAGAGCAATACACTTAGGACTTAaggctggtgtgtgtgtgtgtgtgtgtgtgtgtgtgtaagggggtggggtgtgggtgtgtgtacatgtacctctcaagttgtgcaggtcttgtgtgtagggagagtcttcaggaatgctgtactgagcactgactatggctagagggttgtcaccaaatggagtatccatgaagcacagcttgaacagtagtgCCTATGTGTGGGCggatgtgtgttgtgtgagggtgtgatgatAATATGGGTACCATTACATTCGTCTCATTGAGAGCTTTCAAATGAGTATCACTAGCAAACGTGTTTCACACATAAAGAGGAAATTTCGCCCCTTTCCTTGTTTCtcagtaaacataatcattgcACAGATCCTCCCCCTTTTCAGAGAGGTGTCACATTCCACCCCTTTCACAGTAAACAAAGCAATTTGGTAGAATGTCATTGAAAGGTCATGATTAGTGAAAGGTCACCTCCAATAGTACTGCCACATGTCcatccatacatgcatggataaatAATTACACCATACTGTAGTGTAAAATACCACGACAAATGAAACCTCTCAGCCCATGCCAACTCAGCTAGCTATGGTTGCTCAATATTGACCTCCCTCCACCAATAAGGTCTAACACATGGGCAAGCAATACTATCGGGAAATATGAACAAAACAATGAACCTCGTGATTATTATCAGTAGCCAAACAACAGGTGCCatctctacacacacacacacacacacacacacacacacacacactcacactcacacacacacacacacacacacacacacacacacacacacacatacacatacacacacacacacacacacacacacactactatctattttttgactaatgcctaacgctaattctaagaaccaacaTTTGAGGTTAAtgcttgttttgtgcttgccacctatagaagaaccacatagacccatccccagACTACAAAGCATCTCCCCTTACCTCCATCCTTTCATGCATTCATCCATTCTTATCCTATAGCACAGCCACTGGACTGGCACATGCTGGCAGCAGATCACATTCACGCTGAGTAGGTAATGGCATATGCTAGGCCTCATCATAGATAGTGGTATGGCCTCATCAAcctcatcttcagtgcggcctgagatcgaggctaaaagatCCCACGTTTGTGACTTGTTGCAGTTCACCCACGTAGCATGTCGTGCACAGAGTCATGGAGTATGTTCTCAATCTGAATCAAAATCagtggaaataattataattatgtgagcatGCTTTTTTGAATAACCGTGATTTCAATGGATTGTACAGGCCAAAAATACGCTCGCAAAAATAGCATTAATCATCATTTATTTCTAGCTCTATGGTATCATCAACTATTGGATAGAGCCATTGGATGATACTTTATAGTCTAAAATgagtataataaattatgtaactAGTGAAGGGAGtgattatacagtataggtAGTTGTCACCTGAGCTGAAACGGTACTTGCTGACACAGCAGACACTGGACTGAGTGACAACAGAGTCACACAATTCGTTGAGGTGTCCTGTACCTGGGGGATAGCAAACAcaggggtcaaagttcacagAATTACAGGAGAATTTGTAGCCATTTCAGCTTGTTGAGATTCAGTAGCAGTATGCAGTATGCAGTAAGCTGTGTAATGTGATAGGCTTCTCTAATAACTAAATGGACAATCTCAACTATACATAAAAGTGCGGAGTTCTACTGAAAATTAATAAGTcatcaattattattgtctagtAATATTAAAGGTAGCGCTCACCTTTCCCCTGAGTTAGAGTGTTGGTCCATTGTGTCCAGTGCACCGTGCTAGCTAGTAGGACCACTCCAATGGATGTGctccaggggcgtagctagcctctacacaggctctcctttttctgttctttatcacaatcgttcaataagataaaatactgtattatgcgttcaatgagataaaatacggtattaattggaggaataaagaaagaaatagacgtagagttaggaaaaaggagagcctgtatcgggaagtcgcgtgagggtagaagggtggtagaagggtgaaaatgagcgtgggcatactgagctagagatgttggactgcccacgcagaggtctacgactaataaaactttgcctgcagcaagctggacatggacttggaactggaagtttgcaagcactatagagctagctataccttaggcttagctagatgatctactagtctagattgtgtgtttagattctatcactattaccttttcttgtgtctttctacatgctatagtagaatagcttagtcatcattatcatatagcaggtagctactgccaccagagctggccacgctggttctctgatctgacttgcagcacagcttggtggttgtctcagtgcagtacagtacagtacagtcttactctg
This is a stretch of genomic DNA from Halichondria panicea chromosome 1, odHalPani1.1, whole genome shotgun sequence. It encodes these proteins:
- the LOC135331951 gene encoding uncharacterized protein LOC135331951 isoform X1: MSLMSFVPLVHPIPSFLRKKRPVAKKPTNQSKPSVTITPINAMRAIATAVTTTTISSRDRPRGRGSGSKSPRQQRVSNLKPSNQNAGFHKSVDSGLDAFGHVPFTPQRIGSETNLTTVTGSPFPTDDFGSTSFDGRSSTPPTHNTADNARRDLFGAPPFGEGLKVTKTMTTVDQFGAVPFS
- the LOC135331951 gene encoding AP2-associated protein kinase 1-like isoform X2 — protein: MHERMEALLFKLCFMDTPFGDNPLAIVSAQYSIPEDSPYTQDLHNLRAYLLTSDPELRPSIWQVCVVVSRITGTTNHVTNVFRSPGPPNPLLSPKKTSCC